A window from Citrus sinensis cultivar Valencia sweet orange chromosome 5, DVS_A1.0, whole genome shotgun sequence encodes these proteins:
- the LOC102622142 gene encoding 1-aminocyclopropane-1-carboxylate oxidase 5, which translates to MAIPVIDFSKLYGEERAKTLAQIANACEVWGFFQLVNHGISEELLERVKKVASECYKLEREEGFKNSAAVKKLIELVEKKSGEKLENLDWEDVFLLSDDNEWPSKTPGFKETMAEYRSELKKLAENVMEVMDENLGLPNGYIKKAFNGGEGDNAFFGTKVSHYPSCPHPELVNGLRPHTDAGGVILLFQDEKVGGLQILKDDEWIDVQPLPNSIVINTGDQIEVLSNGRYKSIWHRVNATPDGNRRSIASFYNPSLKATIAPALELSEKANQEVEQAANYPKFVFGDYMSVYAEQKFLPKEPRFQAVNAM; encoded by the exons ATGGCAATTCCGGTGATCGATTTCTCTAAGCTTTATGGCGAGGAGAGGGCCAAGACATTGGCTCAAATTGCTAATGCTTGTGAAGTGTGGGGATTTTTTCAG CTGGTGAATCATGGGATTTCGGAGGAGCTATTGGAGAGGGTGAAGAAGGTGGCCTCTGAGTGCTATAAGTTAGAAAGGGAAGAGGGATTCAAGAACTCGGCAGCAGTGAAGAAGTTGATTGAATTGGTGGAGAAAAAGAGCGGCGAAAAGTTGGAGAATTTGGATTGGGAAGATGTCTTCCTTCTCTCCGATGACAATGAATGGCCATCCAAAACTCCGGGCTTCAA GGAAACAATGGCAGAGTACCGATCTGAGTTGAAGAAGTTAGCCGAAAATGTGATGGAAGTGATGGATGAGAACCTGGGGCTGCCAAATGGGTACATCAAGAAAGCATTCAATGGTGGAGAAGGAGACAATGCCTTCTTTGGCACCAAGGTGAGCCACTACCCATCATGTCCTCACCCAGAGCTCGTGAATGGCCTGAGACCTCACACTGATGCTGGCGGTGTCATCTTGCTTTTCCAAGATGAAAAGGTTGGGGGCCTTCAGATTCTGAAAGACGACGAATGGATCGATGTTCAGCCATTGCCAAACTCGATTGTTATCAACACTGGTGATCAGATTGAAGTCCTCAGCAATGGCAGGTACAAGAGTATATGGCATCGCGTTAACGCTACCCCAGATGGGAATAGGAGATCCATTGCTTCATTTTACAATCCATCACTGAAAGCAACCATAGCTCCTGCACTTGAACTCTCTGAAAAAGCTAATCAAGAAGTGGAACAAGCGGCTAACTATCCCAAGTTTGTGTTTGGAGATTACATGTCTGTTTATGCTGAGCAGAAGTTTCTTCCCAAAGAACCAAGGTTCCAAGCTGTAAATGCTatgtaa
- the LOC102622446 gene encoding NAD kinase 2, chloroplastic isoform X1, which translates to MWLLVDMQRLSSPATGILCSSKLHNNETKLWGFGFRFKLQRRNESVRRRVKLVVSAELSKSFSLNLGLDSQVIQSNDPSQLPWIGPVPGDIAEVEAYCRIFRAAERLHAALMDTLCNPLTGECTVSYEFTPEEKPLLEDKIVSVLGCMLSLLNKGREDVLSGRSSIMNAYRVADISMTEDQLPPLAIFRSEMKRCCESMHIALENYLTPEDVRSLDVWRKLQRLKNVCYDSGFPRGDDYPIHTLFANWSPVYLSNSKDDIASKDSEVTFCRGGQVTEEGLKWLMEKGYKTIVDIRAERVKDNFYEAAIDDAILSGKVELIKIPVEVRTAPTMEQVEKFASLVSNSSKKPLYLHSKEGVWRTYAMVSRWRQYMARCASQISGQTITSNDVLLKDSNRTRKVKASAGKSLLEEKYETVKENQDEIQTKNGVFGFGLSVDMDKKNQSNGAYKGLNSVEGVESAKEVDTAVGSLGTTFSKETDPFKAQVPPSNFVSKKEMSRFFRSKTTSPPRYFNYQSKRMDVLPSEIVSSGPVSGVAETRYSQWSLSGNNLSPNHQNLPAGSEKSSDNNGYVSAGFSTNGFDRGDRSSMTEANLLTSVTKNLDEQVISSSVRDVRRSNGKPSNSGDDDLGPIEGNMCASSTGVVRVQSRKKAEMFLVRTDGFSCNREKVTESSLAFTHPSTQQQMLMWKTTPRTVLVLKKPGPALMEEAKEVASFLYHQEKMNILVEPDVHDIFARIPGFGFVQTFYLQDTSDLHERVDFVACLGGDGVILHASNLFRGAVPPVISFNLGSLGFLTSHPFEDYRQDLRQVIYGNNTLDGVYITLRMRLCCEIFRNGKAMPGKVFDVLNEVVVDRGSNPYLSKIECYEHDRLITKVQGDGVIVATPTGSTAYSTAAGGSMVHPNVPCMLFTPICPHSLSFRPVILPDSARLELKIPDDARSNAWVSFDGKRRQQLSRGDSVRIFMSEHPIPTVNKSDQTGDWFHSLVRCLNWNERLDQKAL; encoded by the exons ATGTGGCTATTAGTGGACATGCAACGGTTATCTTCTCCGGCCACCGGAATATTATGCAGCTCTAAGCTTCATAATAACGAGACTAAGCTGTGGGGTTTTGGGTTCAGGTTCAAGTTACAGAGGAGGAATGAATCGGTTAGACGGAGGGTTAAGTTAGTTGTGAGTGCGGAGCTATCCAAGTCTTTTTCTCTGAATTTGGGTTTGGACTCTCAG GTTATCCAGTCGAATGACCCATCTCAGTTGCCTTGGATTGGCCCAGTTCCCGGGGATATTGCTGAAGTTGAGGCTTATTGTAGAATATTTAGAGCAGCTGAACGGCTTCATGCTGCATTGATGGACACATTATGCAATCCATTGACTGGGGAATGTACTGTTTCATATGAATTCACACCTGAGGAAAAACCGTTGTTGGAAGACAAAATAGTGTCTGTACTTGGTTGCATGCTGTCTCTTTTAAATAAAGGAAGAGAGGATGTTCTCTCTGGAAGATCTTCGATCATGAATGCCTATCGTGTTGCAGATATAAGCATGACGGAGGATCAGCTTCCGCCCCTTGCCATATTCAGGAGCGAGATGAAAAGGTGCTGCGAAAGCATGCACATTGCTCTTGAAAACTATTTGACACCTGAAGATGTTCGAAGTTTGGATGTCTGGAGAAAATTGCAGAGGCTGAAGAATGTCTGCTATGATTCTGGATTTCCTCGTGGGGATGATTATCCCATCCATACGCTATTTGCAAATTGGAGCCCTGTTTACCTATCCAACTCTAAAGATGATATAGCTTCCAAAGATTCTGAGGTTACCTTTTGCAGGGGTGGTCAGGTGACAGAAGAAGGTTTGAAGTGGTTAATGGAAAAAGGATATAAAACTATTGTAGATATTAGAGCAGAGAGGGTAAAGGATAACTTTTATGAAGCAGCCATAGATGACGCTATTTTGTCAGGAAAAGTTGAGTTGATCAAGATTCCAGTTGAAGTTCGGACTGCGCCTACAATGGAGCAGGTTGAGAAGTTTGCATCGCTCGTTTCTAATTCCAGCAAAAAGCCCCTATATCTTCACAGTAAGGAAGGAGTTTGGAGAACTTATGCTATGGTATCCAGATGGAGGCAATACATGGCTCGTTGTGCATCGCAAATCTCCGGTCAGACAATTACTTCTAATGATGTgttattaaaagattcaaataGAACCAGAAAAGTAAAAGCATCAGCTGGTAAATCCCTCCTGGAAGAGAAATATGAGACAGTGAAGGAGAATCAAGATGAGATTCAAACCAAGAATGGAGTATTTGGCTTTGGACTCTCTGTAGAcatggataaaaaaaatcagagtAATGGGGCCTACAAAGGTCTTAATTCTGTCGAAGGTGTTGAATCAGCAAAAGAAGTTGATACTGCGGTGGGATCTCTAGGGACGACTTTCAGCAAGGAAACTGATCCTTTTAAGGCTCAGGTCCCTCCTTCCAATTTTGTCTCCAAAAAAGAGATGTCTAGGTTTTTCAGGAGTAAAACGACCTCTCCTCcaagatattttaattatcagtCAAAAAGAATGGACGTGTTGCCAAGTGAGATTGTTTCTTCTGGTCCTGTATCCGGAGTTGCAGAGACAAGATATTCCCAGTGGTCACTTAGTGGAAATAATCTATCTCCGAACCATCAAAATTTACCTGCTGGAAGTGAGAAGTCTTCAGACAATAATGGTTATGTTTCAGCTGGTTTTAGTACGAACGGATTTGATAGAGGGGACAGGAGTTCCATGACTGAAGCAAATCTCTTGACCTCTGTGACTAAGAATTTAGACGAACAAGTCATTTCCAGTTCTGTTAGGGATGTTCGGAGGAGCAACGGGAAACCCTCGAATTCAGGTGATGATGACTTGGGACCAATTGAAGGAAATATGTGTGCTTCTTCAACTGGTGTTGTAAGGGTGCAGTCAAGAAAGAAAGCAGAAATGTTTTTGGTGCGAACAGATGGATTCTCTTGTAACCGGGAAAAGGTGACCGAGTCCTCCTTGGCCTTCACTCATCCTAGCACCCAGCAACAGATGCTTATGTGGAAAACTACGCCAAGGACCGTATTAGTGTTGAAAAAGCCTGGGCCAGCACTCATGGAAGAAGCTAAAGAG GTTGCTTCTTTCTTGTATCACCAAGAGAAGATGAATATTCTTGTTGAGCCAGATGTGCACGACATATTTGCTAGAATCCCAGGGTTTGGATTTGTTCAGACCTTTTATCTTCAAGATACCAg CGATCTTCATGAGAGGGTTGATTTTGTGGCCTGCTTGGGCGGAGATGGGGTCATACTCCATGCATCGAATTTGTTTAGAGGTGCAGTTCCTCCTGTTATATCATTTAATCTTGGATCTCTGGGATTTCTCACCTCTCATCCT TTTGAAGACTACAGACAGGACCTACGGCAGGTCATCTATGGGAATAACACGCTGGATGGTGTATATATAACTCTTAGAATGCGCCTCTGTTGTGAAATATTCCGCAATGGTAAAGCAATGCCTGGGAAAGTATTTGATGTCCTCAATGAGGTTGTTGTTGACCGGGGTTCTAATCCATACCTTTCTAAGATTGAATGTTATGAACATGACCGACTTATAACCAAG GTGCAAGGTGACGGAGTCATAGTAGCCACACCTACAGGAAGTACTGCTTACTCTACAGCTGCTGGAGGTTCCATG GTACACCCAAATGTTCCATGCATGCTTTTCACACCAATCTGCCCACACTCCCTCTCTTTTAGACCAGTAATACTTCCAGATTCTGCCAGGCTTGAATTAAAG ATTCCTGATGATGCTCGAAGCAATGCATGGGTTTCTTTTGATGGAAAGAGAAGGCAGCAACTCTCTAGAGGAGATTCTGTCAGAATATTCATGAGCGAACACCCGATTCCAACAGTTAACAAATCAGACCAAACCGGTGACTGGTTTCACAGCTTGGTTCGCTGCTTGAACTGGAATGAAAGGCTTGATCAGAAGGCCCTTTGA
- the LOC102622446 gene encoding NAD kinase 2, chloroplastic isoform X2, which translates to MDTLCNPLTGECTVSYEFTPEEKPLLEDKIVSVLGCMLSLLNKGREDVLSGRSSIMNAYRVADISMTEDQLPPLAIFRSEMKRCCESMHIALENYLTPEDVRSLDVWRKLQRLKNVCYDSGFPRGDDYPIHTLFANWSPVYLSNSKDDIASKDSEVTFCRGGQVTEEGLKWLMEKGYKTIVDIRAERVKDNFYEAAIDDAILSGKVELIKIPVEVRTAPTMEQVEKFASLVSNSSKKPLYLHSKEGVWRTYAMVSRWRQYMARCASQISGQTITSNDVLLKDSNRTRKVKASAGKSLLEEKYETVKENQDEIQTKNGVFGFGLSVDMDKKNQSNGAYKGLNSVEGVESAKEVDTAVGSLGTTFSKETDPFKAQVPPSNFVSKKEMSRFFRSKTTSPPRYFNYQSKRMDVLPSEIVSSGPVSGVAETRYSQWSLSGNNLSPNHQNLPAGSEKSSDNNGYVSAGFSTNGFDRGDRSSMTEANLLTSVTKNLDEQVISSSVRDVRRSNGKPSNSGDDDLGPIEGNMCASSTGVVRVQSRKKAEMFLVRTDGFSCNREKVTESSLAFTHPSTQQQMLMWKTTPRTVLVLKKPGPALMEEAKEVASFLYHQEKMNILVEPDVHDIFARIPGFGFVQTFYLQDTSDLHERVDFVACLGGDGVILHASNLFRGAVPPVISFNLGSLGFLTSHPFEDYRQDLRQVIYGNNTLDGVYITLRMRLCCEIFRNGKAMPGKVFDVLNEVVVDRGSNPYLSKIECYEHDRLITKVQGDGVIVATPTGSTAYSTAAGGSMVHPNVPCMLFTPICPHSLSFRPVILPDSARLELKIPDDARSNAWVSFDGKRRQQLSRGDSVRIFMSEHPIPTVNKSDQTGDWFHSLVRCLNWNERLDQKAL; encoded by the exons ATGGACACATTATGCAATCCATTGACTGGGGAATGTACTGTTTCATATGAATTCACACCTGAGGAAAAACCGTTGTTGGAAGACAAAATAGTGTCTGTACTTGGTTGCATGCTGTCTCTTTTAAATAAAGGAAGAGAGGATGTTCTCTCTGGAAGATCTTCGATCATGAATGCCTATCGTGTTGCAGATATAAGCATGACGGAGGATCAGCTTCCGCCCCTTGCCATATTCAGGAGCGAGATGAAAAGGTGCTGCGAAAGCATGCACATTGCTCTTGAAAACTATTTGACACCTGAAGATGTTCGAAGTTTGGATGTCTGGAGAAAATTGCAGAGGCTGAAGAATGTCTGCTATGATTCTGGATTTCCTCGTGGGGATGATTATCCCATCCATACGCTATTTGCAAATTGGAGCCCTGTTTACCTATCCAACTCTAAAGATGATATAGCTTCCAAAGATTCTGAGGTTACCTTTTGCAGGGGTGGTCAGGTGACAGAAGAAGGTTTGAAGTGGTTAATGGAAAAAGGATATAAAACTATTGTAGATATTAGAGCAGAGAGGGTAAAGGATAACTTTTATGAAGCAGCCATAGATGACGCTATTTTGTCAGGAAAAGTTGAGTTGATCAAGATTCCAGTTGAAGTTCGGACTGCGCCTACAATGGAGCAGGTTGAGAAGTTTGCATCGCTCGTTTCTAATTCCAGCAAAAAGCCCCTATATCTTCACAGTAAGGAAGGAGTTTGGAGAACTTATGCTATGGTATCCAGATGGAGGCAATACATGGCTCGTTGTGCATCGCAAATCTCCGGTCAGACAATTACTTCTAATGATGTgttattaaaagattcaaataGAACCAGAAAAGTAAAAGCATCAGCTGGTAAATCCCTCCTGGAAGAGAAATATGAGACAGTGAAGGAGAATCAAGATGAGATTCAAACCAAGAATGGAGTATTTGGCTTTGGACTCTCTGTAGAcatggataaaaaaaatcagagtAATGGGGCCTACAAAGGTCTTAATTCTGTCGAAGGTGTTGAATCAGCAAAAGAAGTTGATACTGCGGTGGGATCTCTAGGGACGACTTTCAGCAAGGAAACTGATCCTTTTAAGGCTCAGGTCCCTCCTTCCAATTTTGTCTCCAAAAAAGAGATGTCTAGGTTTTTCAGGAGTAAAACGACCTCTCCTCcaagatattttaattatcagtCAAAAAGAATGGACGTGTTGCCAAGTGAGATTGTTTCTTCTGGTCCTGTATCCGGAGTTGCAGAGACAAGATATTCCCAGTGGTCACTTAGTGGAAATAATCTATCTCCGAACCATCAAAATTTACCTGCTGGAAGTGAGAAGTCTTCAGACAATAATGGTTATGTTTCAGCTGGTTTTAGTACGAACGGATTTGATAGAGGGGACAGGAGTTCCATGACTGAAGCAAATCTCTTGACCTCTGTGACTAAGAATTTAGACGAACAAGTCATTTCCAGTTCTGTTAGGGATGTTCGGAGGAGCAACGGGAAACCCTCGAATTCAGGTGATGATGACTTGGGACCAATTGAAGGAAATATGTGTGCTTCTTCAACTGGTGTTGTAAGGGTGCAGTCAAGAAAGAAAGCAGAAATGTTTTTGGTGCGAACAGATGGATTCTCTTGTAACCGGGAAAAGGTGACCGAGTCCTCCTTGGCCTTCACTCATCCTAGCACCCAGCAACAGATGCTTATGTGGAAAACTACGCCAAGGACCGTATTAGTGTTGAAAAAGCCTGGGCCAGCACTCATGGAAGAAGCTAAAGAG GTTGCTTCTTTCTTGTATCACCAAGAGAAGATGAATATTCTTGTTGAGCCAGATGTGCACGACATATTTGCTAGAATCCCAGGGTTTGGATTTGTTCAGACCTTTTATCTTCAAGATACCAg CGATCTTCATGAGAGGGTTGATTTTGTGGCCTGCTTGGGCGGAGATGGGGTCATACTCCATGCATCGAATTTGTTTAGAGGTGCAGTTCCTCCTGTTATATCATTTAATCTTGGATCTCTGGGATTTCTCACCTCTCATCCT TTTGAAGACTACAGACAGGACCTACGGCAGGTCATCTATGGGAATAACACGCTGGATGGTGTATATATAACTCTTAGAATGCGCCTCTGTTGTGAAATATTCCGCAATGGTAAAGCAATGCCTGGGAAAGTATTTGATGTCCTCAATGAGGTTGTTGTTGACCGGGGTTCTAATCCATACCTTTCTAAGATTGAATGTTATGAACATGACCGACTTATAACCAAG GTGCAAGGTGACGGAGTCATAGTAGCCACACCTACAGGAAGTACTGCTTACTCTACAGCTGCTGGAGGTTCCATG GTACACCCAAATGTTCCATGCATGCTTTTCACACCAATCTGCCCACACTCCCTCTCTTTTAGACCAGTAATACTTCCAGATTCTGCCAGGCTTGAATTAAAG ATTCCTGATGATGCTCGAAGCAATGCATGGGTTTCTTTTGATGGAAAGAGAAGGCAGCAACTCTCTAGAGGAGATTCTGTCAGAATATTCATGAGCGAACACCCGATTCCAACAGTTAACAAATCAGACCAAACCGGTGACTGGTTTCACAGCTTGGTTCGCTGCTTGAACTGGAATGAAAGGCTTGATCAGAAGGCCCTTTGA